From a single Hymenobacter sp. YIM 151500-1 genomic region:
- a CDS encoding Rieske (2Fe-2S) protein, which yields MSLPDSARLVFIAACAVLAACSSSSPDPNPQIPLAAVNEIVNLTNQQNSALRFDNGAIYVKGGVRGIIVVRQNASSFLAFERNCPYQPLDTCARIKIDPFLRLYDPCCQSQFSLQGQVQAGPATRPLRQYNTSLSGNLLTITN from the coding sequence TTGTCTCTTCCAGATTCCGCCCGCCTGGTTTTCATTGCGGCCTGTGCTGTGCTGGCAGCTTGCTCTTCGTCGAGCCCTGACCCTAACCCGCAAATTCCGCTGGCCGCCGTCAACGAAATCGTCAACCTCACTAATCAGCAGAACAGTGCGTTGCGCTTCGATAATGGAGCTATTTACGTGAAGGGAGGCGTGCGCGGCATTATTGTAGTGCGCCAAAATGCCTCCTCCTTCCTGGCCTTCGAGCGGAACTGCCCCTACCAGCCCCTCGACACCTGCGCCCGGATCAAGATTGATCCTTTCCTGCGGTTATACGACCCGTGCTGCCAGTCGCAGTTCTCGCTGCAGGGCCAAGTGCAAGCTGGGCCCGCCACCCGTCCCCTGCGCCAGTACAACACTTCCTTGTCGGGCAACCTGCTAACAATCACGAACTAG
- a CDS encoding PA14 domain-containing protein yields the protein MAGASVPALVRGERPAPAQGAGTGLTASYFNNGSLAGTPMLTRLDPLIDFRWAKASPAPGLPEDNFSVRWEGLLAAPTTGAYRFVAQTTDEVRLWVNGKKVLDTWDGKRSGGAATVSLAAGEKTSIKFEYNDPEGEASIQLQWVPPGQSAQVIPTSNLYPLGSPTTPDPAGAVAAAPAPAAPAPAPEPAPAPQPAPAPQRPAKVAKAPKADAADPAAAPADVAAKPAPAKPAKAAPAQDAPALAPPTAGVYMLRVRSTNQALEVGEGRPATRAEQMALAAAGRNPAPQWRLEPAADGYYRLLVQGSNKVLEVLGSSTSNGAPLSLWSFYSGNNQLWKIEDAGNGYYKLIAKHSRKALTSKDSVDGGFQQWRYANRENQHWKLEPATSEQVPVAAAAQLTRGVGAHKLSVYPNPSNGIVQMVYQLKEDKPLGWVLYNQRGVAVRVSDYRKQAAGPHHQTLDFTGLPAGDYYLNLTVGIDNTRHQLSIRRPTADAASNPDSPDAAAGTASQPK from the coding sequence TTGGCGGGTGCTTCGGTACCTGCGCTGGTACGTGGTGAGCGGCCGGCTCCTGCTCAGGGAGCGGGCACGGGCCTGACGGCTTCCTACTTCAACAATGGCAGTCTGGCGGGCACGCCCATGCTCACGCGTCTGGACCCGCTGATTGATTTCCGCTGGGCCAAGGCGTCGCCGGCGCCGGGCCTGCCCGAAGACAACTTCTCGGTACGCTGGGAGGGCCTGCTGGCTGCGCCAACCACTGGCGCTTACCGCTTCGTGGCGCAAACCACCGACGAGGTGCGGCTGTGGGTGAACGGCAAGAAGGTGCTGGACACCTGGGATGGCAAACGCTCCGGTGGTGCGGCCACCGTAAGCCTGGCCGCCGGCGAGAAGACTTCTATCAAGTTTGAGTACAACGACCCCGAGGGCGAGGCCAGCATTCAGCTGCAATGGGTGCCGCCGGGACAATCCGCGCAGGTAATCCCAACCAGCAACCTCTACCCCCTGGGCTCACCCACTACCCCCGACCCGGCTGGTGCCGTGGCGGCGGCTCCTGCCCCGGCAGCCCCGGCCCCGGCACCTGAGCCAGCCCCTGCTCCCCAGCCCGCACCCGCGCCCCAGCGTCCGGCTAAAGTGGCCAAGGCTCCCAAAGCAGATGCTGCCGACCCGGCGGCAGCTCCGGCCGACGTAGCGGCTAAGCCCGCCCCGGCCAAGCCTGCCAAAGCTGCCCCAGCTCAAGACGCGCCAGCCCTGGCTCCGCCTACGGCTGGGGTATACATGCTTCGGGTGCGCTCCACCAACCAGGCATTGGAGGTAGGCGAAGGCCGCCCCGCTACCCGCGCCGAGCAGATGGCCCTGGCCGCAGCCGGCCGCAACCCCGCCCCCCAATGGCGCCTGGAGCCCGCCGCTGATGGCTACTACCGCCTGCTGGTGCAGGGCAGCAACAAGGTGCTGGAAGTGCTGGGCAGCTCTACCTCCAACGGTGCTCCGCTGAGCTTGTGGAGCTTTTACAGCGGCAACAACCAGCTCTGGAAAATTGAAGATGCCGGCAATGGCTACTACAAGCTTATCGCCAAGCACAGCCGCAAGGCCCTGACTTCCAAGGATTCCGTGGATGGTGGCTTCCAGCAGTGGCGCTACGCCAACCGTGAAAACCAGCATTGGAAGCTGGAGCCAGCAACGTCGGAGCAGGTGCCGGTGGCTGCTGCCGCCCAGCTGACGCGGGGTGTGGGGGCGCATAAGCTAAGCGTGTACCCCAACCCATCCAACGGCATTGTGCAGATGGTTTACCAGCTGAAAGAAGATAAGCCCCTGGGTTGGGTGCTCTACAACCAGCGCGGGGTAGCTGTGCGAGTGTCCGACTACCGTAAGCAGGCTGCCGGCCCCCATCACCAGACGCTGGACTTTACGGGCTTGCCGGCCGGAGACTATTACCTCAACCTCACCGTCGGCATCGACAACACCCGGCATCAACTCTCAATTCGCCGCCCCACGGCCGATGCTGCCTCTAACCCTGACAGCCCCGACGCTGCCGCCGGCACCGCCTCACAGCCGAAGTAG
- a CDS encoding GNAT family N-acetyltransferase has protein sequence MLPSRLYLLTSTSSMLTLRPATAADLPAILRIVRHVVPLMQASGNQQWSLDYPNEEVFRRDLERGHLWVAELDGRVAAAAALTHNDQDPEYAQADWDPLEPALVTHRLAVDPAAQGQGLAAALLGQAEELARQQNLRVLRVDTNSENQATQCLFPKLGYRFVGEITLAFRPGLRFFCYEKWVG, from the coding sequence TTGCTACCTTCTCGCCTCTACCTTCTCACTTCTACCTCCTCCATGCTCACCCTGCGCCCGGCCACGGCCGCCGACTTGCCGGCTATTCTGCGCATCGTCCGCCACGTGGTGCCGCTGATGCAGGCCAGCGGCAACCAGCAATGGTCGCTTGATTATCCCAATGAGGAAGTGTTTCGGCGCGACCTGGAACGCGGGCACCTGTGGGTAGCCGAGCTGGACGGCCGCGTGGCCGCCGCCGCTGCCCTCACCCACAACGACCAGGACCCCGAGTACGCCCAAGCCGACTGGGACCCGCTGGAGCCGGCCCTCGTTACGCACCGTCTGGCCGTGGACCCCGCCGCCCAGGGCCAGGGTCTGGCTGCGGCCTTGCTCGGGCAGGCTGAGGAACTGGCCCGCCAGCAGAACCTGCGCGTGCTCCGCGTCGATACCAACTCCGAAAACCAAGCCACCCAGTGCCTGTTCCCCAAGCTGGGCTACCGCTTCGTCGGCGAAATCACCCTGGCGTTTCGGCCCGGCCTGCGGTTTTTCTGCTACGAGAAGTGGGTAGGCTGA
- a CDS encoding 3-hydroxyacyl-CoA dehydrogenase NAD-binding domain-containing protein, which produces MAAASPDSATSPFVIGSVAIVGAGTMGLGIAQVCVQHGLPTLLFDINADLLPKAQAAIAAGLGKLVEKGKLTEEARDAALARLHLTTELTEVRADLIIEAVVEKLAVKHQLFQEVAALNPPTAILASNTSSLPITRLAAPIPHPERVVGLHFFNPAPLMQLVEVISGAATAPAVAEAVYQLAERLGKKPVRAADAPGFIVNRVARHYYVEGLKLVEERVAPLEVVDELLESAGFRMGPFRLMDLIGVDTNYSVTAAMYEAFHFDPKFRPSRVQQQKVDAGYHGRKSGRGFYEYPA; this is translated from the coding sequence ATGGCTGCCGCCTCACCTGATTCTGCTACTTCGCCGTTTGTTATTGGCAGCGTTGCCATTGTTGGGGCGGGCACTATGGGCTTGGGCATTGCGCAGGTGTGTGTGCAGCACGGCCTGCCTACTTTACTGTTCGACATCAACGCCGATTTGCTGCCCAAGGCCCAGGCGGCCATTGCGGCAGGCCTGGGCAAGCTGGTAGAAAAGGGCAAGCTGACCGAGGAAGCCCGCGACGCCGCCCTGGCCCGCCTGCACCTCACCACCGAGCTAACCGAGGTGCGCGCCGACCTCATCATCGAAGCCGTGGTGGAGAAGCTGGCCGTTAAGCATCAGCTGTTTCAGGAGGTAGCGGCCCTGAATCCGCCCACCGCCATTCTGGCCTCCAACACGTCTTCCCTCCCGATTACCCGCTTGGCGGCTCCCATTCCGCACCCCGAGCGGGTGGTGGGCCTGCACTTTTTCAACCCCGCTCCGCTCATGCAGCTGGTAGAAGTTATCAGCGGCGCCGCCACCGCCCCGGCCGTCGCCGAGGCCGTGTACCAGCTGGCCGAGCGGCTGGGCAAGAAGCCCGTGCGCGCCGCCGATGCGCCGGGCTTCATCGTAAACCGCGTGGCGCGGCATTACTACGTGGAAGGTCTGAAGCTGGTAGAGGAACGAGTAGCCCCGCTGGAGGTAGTGGACGAGCTGCTGGAGTCGGCCGGCTTCCGCATGGGTCCCTTTCGCCTCATGGACCTGATTGGGGTTGACACCAACTACTCGGTTACGGCGGCCATGTACGAGGCTTTCCACTTCGACCCTAAGTTTCGGCCCAGCCGCGTGCAGCAGCAGAAGGTAGACGCCGGCTACCACGGCCGCAAGTCGGGCCGCGGCTTCTACGAGTATCCGGCATAA
- a CDS encoding glycoside hydrolase family 1 protein: protein MLHPFLADSPFRSFWMAGFECTDQQNAFGHRVDFLTLTGHLQLLDTDYQLIQQQGMSTAREGIRWSQVERTPYHYDWSTVQTLLDAGQRHGVQQVWDLCHFGYPDDLTPLHPMFARRFAALCRAFVDFYRGQRPDDVLIVTPINEVSFMSWLGGDVRGTSPYCVGQGWEVKRGLMRAYIEGVAALREADPSIRILTTEPLINIVPRLGAPRHERDRARDFDIHQFQSVDMLAGYLCPELGGRPEYLDLLGFNYYYDNQWQLDPHHKLPWANEGRDPRFKPLHKLLDRAYRRYGRPVVLTETSHPGEHRPQWLQMITRESVAALRAGVPLLGVCLYPIIDRPDWDHLTPWHRAGLWDADPHHSEPGLTRLLHQPSAEALRQAQRKVAAALAPRRKQEVALL from the coding sequence ATGCTCCATCCTTTCCTCGCCGACTCTCCTTTCCGCTCATTCTGGATGGCTGGTTTTGAATGCACCGACCAGCAGAACGCCTTTGGCCACCGGGTTGATTTCCTGACCCTGACTGGCCACCTCCAGCTGCTCGATACTGATTATCAGCTTATTCAGCAGCAAGGCATGAGTACGGCCCGCGAGGGTATCCGCTGGAGCCAGGTGGAGCGCACGCCCTACCACTACGACTGGAGCACCGTGCAAACCTTGCTCGACGCCGGCCAGCGCCACGGCGTGCAGCAGGTCTGGGACTTGTGCCACTTCGGCTACCCCGACGACTTGACGCCCCTGCACCCCATGTTTGCACGGCGGTTTGCGGCCCTGTGCCGGGCTTTCGTGGATTTCTACCGCGGCCAGCGCCCCGACGACGTGCTTATCGTCACGCCCATCAACGAGGTGAGCTTTATGAGTTGGCTGGGCGGCGACGTGCGCGGCACCTCGCCCTACTGCGTGGGCCAGGGTTGGGAAGTGAAGCGCGGCCTGATGCGGGCCTACATCGAGGGCGTGGCCGCCCTGCGCGAAGCCGACCCCAGCATCCGCATTCTGACCACCGAGCCTCTCATCAACATTGTGCCGCGCCTGGGGGCTCCTCGCCACGAGCGGGACCGGGCCCGGGACTTCGACATTCACCAGTTTCAGAGCGTGGACATGCTGGCCGGCTACTTGTGCCCCGAGTTGGGGGGCCGCCCGGAATACCTCGACCTGCTGGGCTTCAACTACTACTACGACAACCAGTGGCAGCTGGACCCGCACCACAAGCTGCCCTGGGCCAACGAAGGCCGCGACCCGCGTTTCAAGCCCTTGCACAAGCTGCTCGACCGGGCCTACCGCCGCTACGGCCGCCCCGTGGTGCTCACCGAAACCAGCCACCCCGGCGAGCATCGCCCGCAGTGGCTACAAATGATAACCCGCGAGTCGGTGGCGGCGTTGCGGGCCGGCGTGCCGCTGCTGGGCGTCTGCCTCTACCCCATCATCGACCGGCCCGACTGGGACCACCTTACGCCCTGGCACCGCGCCGGCCTCTGGGACGCTGACCCCCACCATTCCGAGCCCGGCCTCACCCGCCTGCTCCACCAGCCCTCCGCCGAGGCCTTGCGCCAGGCCCAGCGCAAAGTGGCCGCTGCCCTGGCTCCGCGCCGCAAGCAGGAAGTTGCCCTGCTGTAG
- a CDS encoding ankyrin repeat domain-containing protein has translation METLQPELYFSGRELAAAQAIIAGDTAELERLLAYTGLDPDGHGAGGLTLLLFAFGIQRNECLQTLLRWRANPNRETLTDEGELVQPVALAAGLPNLVPLRLLLAAGGDPNSLDRGEPALFNAIHARNWSALRLLVEAGADLNRTAPDGTTPMLLLAYLNQYEQVDYLLGKGADFERPDSSGGTVAFAVQTADLEPESEEYKWLRQVKRLLELRGVSFPVPDPSVAWAQQRAAEEKLRQQWNRTPEGRYWEDAVNRAAVAQGPTDDGVALLHLQQAAEKAYEQWAASAKV, from the coding sequence ATGGAGACCTTGCAACCTGAGCTTTACTTCAGTGGCCGCGAGCTGGCCGCCGCCCAGGCTATTATAGCCGGCGATACGGCCGAGCTGGAACGCCTGCTGGCGTACACCGGCCTCGACCCCGACGGCCACGGGGCGGGCGGCCTGACGCTGCTGCTCTTTGCCTTTGGCATTCAACGTAACGAGTGCCTACAAACGCTGCTGCGCTGGCGCGCGAATCCTAATCGGGAAACCCTGACCGATGAAGGCGAGCTGGTGCAGCCAGTGGCACTGGCGGCCGGCCTCCCCAACCTGGTGCCGCTGCGCCTGCTGCTGGCCGCCGGTGGCGACCCTAACAGCCTGGACCGGGGCGAGCCAGCGTTATTTAATGCCATCCACGCCCGCAACTGGTCGGCCCTGCGCCTGCTCGTGGAAGCAGGCGCCGACCTGAACCGCACGGCTCCCGACGGCACCACTCCCATGCTGCTGCTCGCCTACCTCAACCAATATGAGCAAGTGGACTATCTGCTAGGCAAAGGCGCCGATTTTGAACGGCCCGACAGCTCCGGCGGTACAGTAGCCTTTGCAGTCCAAACCGCCGATCTGGAGCCGGAAAGCGAAGAGTATAAATGGCTCAGGCAGGTGAAGCGGCTGCTGGAGCTTCGCGGTGTATCCTTTCCGGTGCCCGACCCCAGTGTGGCATGGGCCCAGCAACGAGCCGCCGAAGAAAAGCTCCGGCAGCAGTGGAACCGCACGCCCGAAGGAAGGTACTGGGAAGATGCCGTCAACCGAGCCGCTGTTGCCCAAGGCCCCACCGACGATGGCGTAGCACTGCTGCACTTACAGCAAGCCGCTGAAAAAGCGTACGAGCAGTGGGCGGCGTCGGCAAAAGTGTAA
- a CDS encoding APC family permease: MSHAPAASPSSAPTPPPLRRRLGLWQATALNMIDMVGIGPFVTLPLVMGFMGPNFLLAWLVGAGLSLMDGLIWSELGAAHPEAGGSYRFLKLAYGEQKWGRLLSFLYVWQTLVQAPLVVASGAIGFAQYFGYLVPLREWWQPKLVSGAVVVLLIALLYRRIEDIGRLGVLLWVGVLGLMGWLIWGGLTHATHPVAWLPEGGVAAVPGVLLAAATGQATVKTIYSYLGYYNVCHLGGEVQEPHKLIPRSIFLSILGIMALYLLLNWSVGSVIPWQEAQHSEFIVSAFVEKLYGPGAAQVATALVLWVAFASLFAVLLGYSRIPYAAAADGEFLPVFARTHPTKQFPHVSLLLLGGVGFVFSLLFRLGEVISAILAMRILVQFVGQAVGLVLLRRRRGTQGLPFRMPLYPLPVVLAVAVWLWVFVSTGPVFMLSGLAVIGAGVLAFLLWSRRLGRWPFASERSSRVDSPPA, translated from the coding sequence ATGTCGCACGCCCCCGCTGCTTCGCCATCATCTGCTCCCACTCCGCCCCCGCTGCGCCGCCGCCTGGGGTTGTGGCAGGCCACGGCCCTGAACATGATTGACATGGTAGGCATCGGGCCCTTCGTGACCCTGCCGCTGGTGATGGGGTTTATGGGGCCTAACTTCCTGCTGGCCTGGCTGGTAGGCGCGGGCCTGAGTCTGATGGATGGGCTGATTTGGAGTGAGCTGGGCGCAGCCCACCCCGAGGCCGGGGGCTCGTATCGGTTTCTGAAGCTGGCCTACGGGGAGCAGAAGTGGGGGCGGCTGCTGTCGTTTCTGTACGTGTGGCAGACGCTGGTGCAGGCCCCGCTGGTGGTGGCTTCGGGGGCTATTGGCTTTGCGCAGTACTTCGGCTACCTGGTGCCGCTGCGCGAGTGGTGGCAGCCCAAGCTAGTGAGCGGGGCCGTGGTGGTGCTGCTCATTGCCTTGCTCTACCGCCGCATCGAGGACATTGGGCGGCTGGGCGTGCTGCTGTGGGTGGGCGTGCTGGGCCTCATGGGCTGGCTGATTTGGGGCGGCCTTACGCACGCCACGCACCCGGTAGCCTGGCTGCCGGAAGGCGGCGTAGCGGCCGTGCCGGGCGTGCTGCTGGCCGCCGCCACGGGCCAGGCCACGGTCAAAACCATCTACTCCTACCTGGGCTACTACAACGTGTGCCACCTGGGCGGGGAGGTGCAGGAGCCGCACAAGCTGATTCCGCGCAGCATCTTCCTGAGCATTCTGGGCATTATGGCGCTGTACTTGCTGCTCAACTGGAGTGTGGGCTCCGTTATTCCGTGGCAGGAGGCCCAGCACTCCGAGTTTATCGTCAGCGCCTTTGTGGAGAAGCTCTACGGGCCGGGGGCGGCGCAGGTAGCCACGGCTCTGGTGCTGTGGGTGGCGTTTGCCTCGCTGTTTGCGGTGCTACTGGGCTACTCGCGCATTCCGTACGCCGCCGCCGCTGATGGGGAGTTTCTGCCGGTGTTTGCCCGCACCCACCCCACCAAGCAATTTCCGCACGTGTCGCTCCTGCTGCTGGGAGGTGTGGGGTTTGTGTTTAGCCTGCTGTTCCGACTGGGCGAGGTTATCAGCGCCATTCTGGCCATGCGCATCCTGGTGCAGTTTGTGGGCCAGGCCGTGGGGCTGGTGCTATTGCGGCGCCGCCGGGGCACCCAGGGCCTGCCGTTTCGGATGCCGCTGTACCCGCTGCCGGTGGTGCTGGCCGTGGCCGTGTGGCTGTGGGTGTTTGTGAGCACCGGGCCGGTGTTTATGCTGTCGGGGCTGGCGGTGATTGGGGCGGGGGTGTTGGCGTTTCTGCTCTGGAGCCGGCGGCTGGGGCGGTGGCCGTTTGCCTCAGAACGCTCTTCCAGAGTTGACTCCCCGCCTGCCTGA
- a CDS encoding DUF2141 domain-containing protein, producing the protein MVFILLPLAMALSAPESLSQQSALRIEIVNIQKNKGKVIVAIYKDKSGWLQNPYKTMIITADENSKTASFNVPYGKYAVSIFQDINNNDKLDQNFLGIPKEPIGFGNNYKPLGMPNFESAVVEHSLASKPAAIKLASIF; encoded by the coding sequence TTGGTTTTTATTCTTCTCCCGCTGGCAATGGCGCTGTCTGCGCCCGAGTCTTTAAGTCAGCAGTCAGCATTACGTATTGAAATAGTAAATATTCAGAAGAATAAAGGGAAAGTTATTGTTGCCATCTACAAAGACAAGTCTGGCTGGCTACAAAATCCTTATAAAACAATGATTATAACCGCGGATGAAAATTCCAAAACCGCTTCATTCAATGTGCCATACGGTAAATATGCCGTATCTATTTTTCAGGATATAAATAACAATGATAAGCTAGACCAAAATTTCTTAGGAATCCCAAAAGAACCGATAGGCTTTGGAAACAATTACAAGCCATTAGGTATGCCAAATTTTGAGTCTGCTGTAGTTGAACACAGCCTCGCATCGAAACCGGCAGCAATTAAGCTGGCTAGTATATTTTAA
- the pheS gene encoding phenylalanine--tRNA ligase subunit alpha codes for MQETIARLRAEIEAYDLSSPEQLEQFRLAYTGRKGQLADLFDQLKTVPQEDRRAVGQELNQLKQQAVARFEARRQELEQAAANAPADPTFDYTLPPVLNALGTRHPLSLVREEMVRIFSRIGFNVAEGPEIEDDWHNFTALNFPDNHPARDMQDTFFVAGKNGEPEGPRALDESVSAGNTTDTQDPKLLSPQVPNHLLRTHTSTVQVRVMETQPLPIRSIMPGRVYRNEAISARAHMMFHQVEGIYIDENVSFADLKQTVYYFVQEMFGQDIQIRFRPSFFPFTEPSAEIDITCLICKGKGCNICKGSGWVEIGGCGMVDPNVLQNCGIDPERYSGYAWGMGIERITMLKYQIRDLRLFTENDLRFLRQFESA; via the coding sequence ATGCAGGAGACTATTGCCCGGCTGCGGGCCGAAATCGAAGCCTACGACCTTTCTTCGCCGGAGCAGCTCGAGCAGTTCCGCCTGGCCTACACGGGCCGCAAGGGCCAGCTGGCTGATTTGTTCGACCAGCTCAAAACCGTGCCCCAGGAAGACCGCCGGGCCGTGGGCCAGGAGCTGAACCAGCTCAAGCAGCAGGCCGTAGCCAGGTTTGAGGCCCGCCGCCAGGAGCTGGAACAGGCCGCCGCCAACGCCCCCGCCGACCCCACCTTCGACTACACCTTGCCCCCGGTGCTGAACGCGCTGGGCACGCGCCACCCGCTGAGCCTGGTGCGCGAAGAAATGGTGCGCATCTTCTCCCGCATCGGCTTCAACGTGGCCGAGGGCCCCGAAATCGAGGACGACTGGCACAACTTCACCGCCCTCAACTTCCCCGACAACCACCCCGCCCGCGACATGCAGGACACATTTTTCGTGGCGGGTAAGAACGGAGAGCCTGAGGGGCCGAGGGCCTTGGATGAAAGCGTATCGGCCGGTAACACCACCGATACCCAAGACCCTAAGCTGCTAAGTCCCCAAGTCCCTAACCACCTCTTACGTACCCACACCAGCACGGTGCAGGTGCGGGTGATGGAAACCCAGCCCCTGCCCATTCGTAGCATCATGCCGGGGCGGGTGTACCGCAACGAGGCCATCTCGGCGCGGGCTCACATGATGTTTCATCAGGTAGAAGGCATCTATATTGATGAGAATGTGAGCTTTGCCGACCTGAAGCAGACCGTGTATTACTTCGTGCAGGAAATGTTCGGCCAGGACATCCAGATTCGCTTCCGGCCCTCTTTCTTCCCCTTCACGGAGCCCAGCGCCGAAATCGACATTACCTGCCTGATTTGCAAAGGCAAGGGCTGCAATATCTGCAAGGGCTCGGGCTGGGTTGAAATCGGGGGCTGCGGCATGGTCGACCCGAACGTGCTCCAGAATTGCGGCATCGACCCGGAGCGGTACTCCGGCTACGCCTGGGGCATGGGCATCGAGCGAATTACTATGCTCAAATACCAAATTAGAGACCTGCGCCTGTTCACCGAAAACGACCTGCGTTTTCTGCGGCAGTTTGAAAGCGCCTGA
- a CDS encoding DUF4280 domain-containing protein, whose translation MPTKEEQQQVLEGILAEKARKRAQEAEAARKRAGQQQELANKLKPAPAPAPPAPVAAPTTKPPVQPAPSRLPSTPAPPPPPPPAKQPAAPPASPPAGASPAPKPVTPPPPAEPPAQQPGPAGSTPPPAMQQYEYVVDGATLKCNKGSAPGMLRVVAKRPEVGGRPGANTTDNAPLVNIPSFGGCKLQKNKPCVPAPQGWEGYFRNTKVGEAPALLLETCTNQCAVGGTIKITRSGQTGPTAPLDLIAAPPVTPATWTCGPMPEGALAPAKLVAMPNIKAGGPPVVNSNNGESISKHGVLFSHDGPNPRDATMGDMPLKEAFLVASHQNKTGGAGTIWIIARNPSKTEAVTVDVAGSGMSGADKSVYPGVPRVNNKPVKHITPTPDRAKLVTEQQREYTAYTGRSVYYNVALDMLNDAAPDKFNGVIPPGGTAVLYKERVNPSGGMETSLNMKTSGGQGVYTYVVSTAGDNPAEALAMIKARRMADGNEEPQLSKKEGAAKNALGKTAGVYGASKLVGDTPVPLPECDAHLAFSLNDSGYGRKADSPRVHSLPGLRDAKGESLVFDDSAQRTHANYGLEFDLALVLRNDQATPRKVRVWLSHNSAYAAPGAAITKDRQLYFNGPMSFNGQPPATVLITWYKTSQELTAAPIVVNPGQEVRVPLRFFFPGMSSGGLQLKLESKK comes from the coding sequence ATGCCGACCAAAGAAGAGCAGCAACAGGTGTTGGAAGGTATCCTGGCTGAAAAAGCCCGGAAAAGAGCCCAGGAGGCGGAAGCCGCCCGAAAGCGGGCCGGGCAGCAGCAAGAGCTGGCCAACAAGCTCAAGCCGGCACCCGCGCCGGCGCCCCCGGCTCCCGTGGCAGCCCCCACAACCAAGCCTCCGGTGCAGCCAGCACCCTCCCGCCTACCTTCAACCCCAGCGCCTCCGCCACCTCCACCGCCGGCCAAACAGCCGGCCGCCCCGCCAGCTTCACCGCCAGCCGGTGCGTCACCTGCCCCGAAGCCAGTTACTCCACCGCCACCGGCGGAACCTCCGGCCCAGCAGCCCGGCCCGGCAGGCAGCACGCCCCCACCGGCCATGCAGCAGTACGAATACGTGGTGGATGGGGCCACGCTCAAGTGCAACAAAGGCTCGGCGCCCGGCATGCTGCGGGTGGTAGCCAAGCGGCCCGAGGTAGGCGGCCGGCCCGGCGCCAACACCACCGACAACGCGCCGCTGGTCAACATCCCGTCGTTTGGGGGCTGCAAGCTGCAAAAAAACAAACCCTGCGTGCCCGCGCCGCAGGGATGGGAGGGATACTTCCGCAACACCAAGGTGGGCGAGGCGCCCGCGCTGCTCCTCGAAACGTGCACCAACCAGTGCGCAGTTGGGGGTACCATCAAGATTACGCGCTCCGGCCAAACCGGCCCCACGGCTCCGCTGGACCTGATAGCCGCGCCACCCGTTACGCCCGCCACCTGGACCTGCGGCCCCATGCCGGAGGGTGCCCTGGCCCCGGCCAAGCTGGTGGCCATGCCTAACATCAAGGCTGGCGGGCCGCCCGTGGTCAATTCCAACAACGGCGAGAGTATTTCCAAGCATGGGGTCTTGTTCTCGCACGATGGGCCTAACCCGCGCGACGCCACCATGGGCGACATGCCGCTGAAGGAGGCGTTTCTGGTAGCCAGCCACCAAAACAAAACCGGCGGGGCGGGCACTATCTGGATTATAGCCCGCAACCCGAGCAAAACCGAGGCCGTGACCGTGGACGTGGCCGGCTCCGGCATGAGCGGGGCCGACAAGAGCGTGTATCCTGGGGTGCCGCGGGTGAACAACAAGCCGGTCAAGCACATTACCCCCACGCCCGACCGCGCCAAGCTGGTAACCGAGCAGCAACGTGAGTACACGGCCTATACCGGCCGGTCGGTGTACTACAACGTAGCGCTGGACATGCTCAACGACGCCGCCCCCGACAAATTCAACGGGGTGATTCCGCCCGGCGGCACGGCGGTGCTCTACAAGGAGCGCGTAAACCCGAGCGGGGGCATGGAAACCAGCCTGAACATGAAAACCAGCGGGGGCCAGGGCGTGTACACCTACGTGGTGTCTACGGCCGGCGACAACCCGGCCGAGGCCCTGGCTATGATCAAGGCCCGGCGCATGGCCGACGGCAACGAGGAGCCCCAATTGTCGAAAAAGGAAGGCGCCGCCAAGAACGCCCTGGGCAAAACGGCCGGCGTGTACGGCGCTTCCAAGCTCGTCGGCGACACGCCCGTGCCTCTGCCCGAGTGCGACGCCCACCTGGCTTTTTCGCTGAACGACTCGGGCTACGGCCGCAAGGCCGACAGCCCGCGCGTGCACAGCTTGCCGGGCCTGCGCGACGCCAAGGGCGAGTCGCTGGTCTTCGACGACTCGGCCCAACGCACCCACGCCAACTACGGGCTAGAATTTGACCTGGCCCTGGTGCTGCGCAACGACCAGGCCACGCCCCGCAAGGTGCGCGTCTGGCTTAGCCACAACTCGGCGTACGCGGCGCCCGGCGCGGCCATTACCAAAGACCGGCAGCTGTACTTCAACGGGCCCATGTCGTTCAATGGGCAGCCTCCTGCCACAGTGCTCATCACCTGGTACAAAACCTCCCAGGAGCTTACGGCAGCCCCCATCGTGGTGAATCCCGGCCAGGAAGTGCGCGTGCCGCTGCGCTTCTTTTTCCCCGGCATGAGCTCGGGCGGCTTGCAGCTGAAGCTGGAAAGCAAAAAGTGA